The Pagrus major chromosome 1, Pma_NU_1.0 genome includes the window TAGAAGACAGTCTAAAAAAGAAATAACCCTCCACTCCTCTGCACCTAAACCCTACACCAAGCCTGCTAATAACTTTTATAAAGTCTCTTCACCTGATGTAGTTGTATGACATTCGGTTGTGTCCTTCTCTGCTCTACTACTTTGGAAGCCAATTCTATTCAGGTGAAAAACGACTACAATACAATCTCATTGATGCTTGTTGGCGGAGGTAATGGAAAACTTAGATCTCTAACAGCTTAAGAACACAATTCAACCTGTATTTGTGATAAATGTATCtgtaaaaataattgatttgtaTTCAGAAAATTcaatatcataataataataatttcaaaaaaGAGTCAGGGTTAGGGAATTATTACTTCAACATGACAGGTTGTctagaaagaaaatatttcttaTCAGCATACCAAAAACAAATTATGTAGACTAACTAATTTAACTCAAGAtaacacaaatatttacatattttgaaAAACTGAACTTACCTGCCGGCCTGCTATAAACAGTCATGAAGTAGGATAAAGCCAGGATAAAAAACAACCCCAGTCCAAATAAAGTCATGTTGCTTTTTGCCTCTAAAAAACTCCCCCCAATTTTtgtgtaaaactgaaaaacagaattAGGATTTCTCCAAGCTGAATGTACAAAAGACAACGTAAACAGTGAGATCCGAAGGAATGTCTATAATCAACATGCAAGCTTTCCAAACACGTAAACTGAAAAGCACAGTTGTGCTCCCCACGACTTCTGAGAGGAGTTGTGTAGGTGTATTTGTGCGTGACTGCAATGTTTGTCCCAGTAGGGATCAGAACTCTTTGTACACCGGCGGCTCCAAATATTGATTTATCCTACAGTAAGTTAAAGTGTGTGAGCAAAACAAAGTCTGCCTCTGCAAAAGGTTTATTAAACAGATACAAATACAGTAAGTGCCTTTTCTAATTATACTTGGTTGTCTCACTCTTTCCCCACGTGTTATACCGCCTTGTACAGCTACCTTTGTATGTATGtcattcaataaaaacaagtgaagtgaaaaataaagcagatttaTGGTTAATGTTTACCATCTCATGTGATTTGTGCATCGACTGCGTACTCACCAGTGTCAGTGACACACTTTAGTCACTGGTGAAAACATAAAAGGTCAGCTACTGGAACATTTAATGCAGGGAAGTTATGAAAACAACAATTGTCCTGTTTTTGTCCGGATTTTGTCATTCAAGGTCTTGTTTTAAACTATCACCACTGGGCTTCATAGACATACATTCATAATAATTTGTCCCAAAGCTAAGAAAATATCCCCTTCTTAgatttataaataataacatacaATAGGCTACAAGGGGCAAAAGtcacaacattttcatttcgAAACTAAACTTTTTGATATGATTGTAGTTCTAGTTTGAACATAATAGGTTGTGGTAAATATCAGTAAAGTTAGTCATTAAATTAAAGAATTAATTTAAAGattaaacaatataaaaaataaatgttaaatgtaaattaGTGTAATTAAGATTATATTAACTCACAAAAATGTATGCTTGAGATTCTACTGCACTTTGTGGGTAGTGTATGTAGGCCACTGCTTGCCATTTAAAACCCTTGTACAGTTTCTATTTCTCATTTCTATTTCATATACTTctaattatgttttttcctttacctttctctttgtttttgttctcatgtCTGTCCTTATACTGCTGCAACATTTCTCATCTggagatgaataaataaagtattaGGAAGgagtaaagaataaaaatactgaTGTTAAGTCAAAATTATACTTTATAAAGTCAAAAGTATTATTATTCTTTGTCAAAATTATGGCATTGATTAAGTCATACTGTTGATTTGCTATTTCAAAATGTACTAAGTCAAAGCTCTAAGTGCAAATTTTGCTGCTCCTTTAAGAGTTAAACATAAAAAGATGCAAAGTTAAAAGGCTGAGTCACAAATTATCTTATTAGTTCTCATTTCAGTTTGGTCAAAATACTTATACCTATATAGACTCATAGACCCTTAATTCTATTTTgccattttacagttttttttgcGTGTTAGGAGAGATACAGTTGTTGATGTCAAAGGCAACCACTAAAAGTATCACGAAATCAAACTGGcatctgaatctgaaaaaaatagaaaaatattatTAAGTCACAGTTGTATTTTCACTATCGatgaaaatattattaataatattattatattattaataatattattatattattaataatattattatattattaataatattatattgGGGGAAAATAGAGAATCGTCTGAATTCGAAAAAGAAAATAGTGGTGTCATGTGACAAAGTGACGTTTACACTCGAAACAGGAAGTAAtcgcaacaacaacaaaagcaggtGCAGTAAGTGATCATGTGAATTGTAATTGTAGTTATTATGGGTTTTTTCTTATCTTCGCAGATGTTATTGTGGTGTACAGCGTAGTTTACTGTGGTTAGCATTAGCCTGTTAGCCTGAAGTCCAGCAGCTTGTGTCTGTAGTTAACGTtagctctctgctctctctcttcagcCGCTGATTAAATAATAATGGAGACTCGCTTCACCCGAGGCAAGTCTGCTATTTTAGAGCGGCCTCTGAGCCGACCCAAGACCGAGGTGAGTGTGAGCGCCTTCGCCCTGCTGTTCTCGGAGGTGGTGCAGTACTGCCAGAGCCGGGTGTACTCGGTAACCGAGCTGCAGGCTCGTCTGGCCGAGCTGGGTCAGCGGGTGGGAGCCAGCCTGCTGGACGTGCTGGTGCTGAGAGAGAAGAACGGCAAGAGGGAGACCAAAGTATTAAACATACTGCTGTTCATCAAGGTACACACTCACTGAACGTACTGCTGTTCATCAAGGTACACACTCACTGAACATACTGCTGTCCATCGAGGTAAACACTCACTGAACATACTGCTGTCCATCAAGGTACACATCAAAATTGTACAATCAAtacaatatcaatcaatcaatcaatacacCCCCCctcacacattttctttgtacTCCACAGGTATCTGTGTGGAGAGCCTTGTTCGGTAAGGAGGCAGACAAGCTGGAGCAGGCCAATGACGATGACAAGACCTACTACATCATCGAAAAAGAGCCCCTCGTCAACACATTCATCTCTGTCCCTAAGGAGAACAGCAGCTTGAACTGTGCAGCCTTCACTGGAGGGATTGTAGAGGCCATCCTCACCAACAGCGGCTTCCCT containing:
- the trappc5 gene encoding trafficking protein particle complex subunit 5, whose product is METRFTRGKSAILERPLSRPKTEVSVSAFALLFSEVVQYCQSRVYSVTELQARLAELGQRVGASLLDVLVLREKNGKRETKVLNILLFIKVSVWRALFGKEADKLEQANDDDKTYYIIEKEPLVNTFISVPKENSSLNCAAFTGGIVEAILTNSGFPAKVTVHWHKGTTLMIKFNDAVIARDKALEGR